TGCCAACATTTGAATGGAATAACGCTAGAAAACTTAATCCCGAAAGCCAACTATCCTATGTTTCGGTGCGAGGAGTGTATTCGGATTAACGATCGCTGGGTGCATTTACGAATTTGTCAGACTTGCGGCAAGATGCTGTGCTGCGACTCCTCCAAAA
This Trichocoleus desertorum ATA4-8-CV12 DNA region includes the following protein-coding sequences:
- a CDS encoding UBP-type zinc finger domain-containing protein, producing MHCQHLNGITLENLIPKANYPMFRCEECIRINDRWVHLRICQTCGKMLCCDSSKNQHARRHYEESGHEVISSAELGEQWLWCFTDEEGKNY